A DNA window from Anastrepha ludens isolate Willacy chromosome 6, idAnaLude1.1, whole genome shotgun sequence contains the following coding sequences:
- the LOC128865863 gene encoding uncharacterized protein LOC128865863 — translation MSYLLLLVLLFLLNTTGSAQLQRIQDMAVDDPFLDTLRRAYEEDPFDTLFLLQTANKSCLPIDELWKHLKIPLILVSGYQASQDKLKDHFNSNILTVICLQEQLNLKLLSIMTANLQHRRQTRIILRIAVAKPSPALLTTLRNYLEVQLMSNVIAIFNDFYTESLIYRYYPFPSGRWMPELLNQTQSYFPCHYTNLQGKTFITLPGQTEPRTMIYEDASGQQHLSGYIGRLMIAFAEKYNVTFQYLHPVTPGDGLHLSVLSDYVLEGILDLAITLSASSFDVQTTYPYMSYTLESIEWFIVLPCPQPLEYSKIYLMVVTTHVITILAVLGFLFSILDNFINHKFYKKSNDFNLVNVLVNENIFRGVFGLSLLIRKRPILSMKILYTFLFILGLFVNNLYPAYFQSLLMSPPLKPSILTFDDMRRANFKVMFDRNEIEVVQQTMGPAFNKTFKDILQLEDTKTFKRHRGEYDTTFGYSMPESIWPIFELQQQTFERKVFCLAPTLKISDRILVSIPMAENSNLMEPLNKMVLRVIETGLLEQWRTMTFMDMLATGKLSLKDNSSIEHFHDIRVEDMKLPWCLLLCGLGMSSVVFIMEICVFELRKRRKHEK, via the coding sequence ATGTCGTATCTACTCTTATTGGTGCTGCTTTTTCTGCTCAACACCACCGGCTCGGCGCAATTACAACGCATCCAAGACATGGCAGTGGATGATCCGTTTCTCGATACGCTACGTCGGGCTTACGAAGAGGATCCCTTTGATACACTTTTTCTATTACAAACAGCCAACAAAAGTTGTCTACCTATTGACGAACTGTGGAAGCACTTGAAAATACCGTTGATACTCGTCTCCGGCTATCAGGCATCGCAAGACAAGCTAAAGGACCATTTCAACAGTAATATTCTGACAGTAATCTGCTTGCAAGAACAGCTCAATCTCAAGCTACTCAGCATTATGACCGCCAACTTACAACACAGACGTCAGACTCGCATTATTTTACGCATCGCAGTCGCAAAACCCTCGCCCGCGCTTTTAACTACCTTACGGAACTACTTGGAAGTTCAGCTTATGTCGAATGTGATTGCGATTTTCAATGATTTCTACACAGAATCACTGATCTATCGGTATTACCCATTTCCCAGTGGACGTTGGATGCCCGAGCTTTTGAACCAAACGCAGAGCTACTTTCCTTGTCATTACACTAATCTGCAAGGAAAAACTTTCATTACTCTGCCGGGACAAACTGAGCCACGTACCATGATTTATGAAGACGCCTCAGGTCAACAACATTTGAGTGGCTACATTGGCCGTTTGATGATCGCCTTTGCGGAAAAGTACAATGTCACATTCCAATACTTACATCCGGTCACACCAGGTGACGGTCTACATTTGAGCGTTCTAAGTGATTATGTCCTGGAAGGTATTTTGGACTTGGCAATCACTTTAAGCGCATCATCTTTTGATGTGCAGACCACCTATCCGTATATGTCGTATACCTTGGAGTCGATTGAATGGTTTATTGTATTGCCATGTCCGCAACCGCTTGAGTATTCGAAAATATACTTGATGGTCGTCACGACACATGTCATCACAATTTTAGCGGTTTTGGGTTTCCTCTTCTCAATTCTGGACAATTTTATAAATCATAAATTCTACAAAAAGTCAAATGACTTCAATTTGGTCAATGTATTAGTTAATGAAAATATCTTTCGCGGCGTTTTTGGTCTATCTCTACTCATACGGAAACGTCCAATTCTTTCAATGAAAATACTTTACACTTTTCTATTTATACTCGGCCTCTTCGTTAACAACCTGTATCCAGCTTACTTCCAATCGTTGCTCATGAGCCCTCCACTGAAGCCGAGCATTCTTACATTTGATGATATGCGACGCGCTAATTTCAAAGTCATGTTTGACCGCAATGAAATCGAAGTTGTCCAACAAACTATGGGACCTGCTTTCAATAAAACATTCAAGGATATATTACAACTAGAAGATACCAAAACATTTAAGCGTCATCGTGGTGAGTACGACACAACATTTGGCTATAGTATGCCGGAATCAATTTGGCCCATTTTCGagttacaacaacaaacattcGAAAGAAAAGTATTCTGTTTGGCTCCAACTTTAAAGATTTCTGACCGTATATTGGTGAGCATACCCATGGCTGAGAATTCAAACCTAATGGAGCCTTTGAACAAGATGGTACTTCGAGTAATCGAAACAGGTCTTTTGGAACAATGGCGCACAATGACTTTCATGGATATGTTGGCAACTGGAAAATTATCGCTCAAGGACAATAGTAGCATCGAGCACTTTCACGATATTCGTGTGGAAGATATGAAGTTGCCGTGGTGCTTACTTCTCTGCGGACTGGGCATGAGcagtgttgtttttattatggaAATTTGTGTATTCGAATTGAGAAAGAGGAGGAAGCATGAGAAATGA